A part of Heliangelus exortis chromosome 3, bHelExo1.hap1, whole genome shotgun sequence genomic DNA contains:
- the SLC2A12 gene encoding solute carrier family 2, facilitated glucose transporter member 12 isoform X3, producing MVPGQSTEDLGQQSQEMRTGEDEESSRGSRHRSHRHLRKLPAAAGCGTFTFLTSAIAAVSGLLMGYELGLISGALLQMGSILALSCREQEIVVSSLLFGALFAALTGGFLIDRFGRRLSIIVASSLLVLGSLILLPYESYGILIVGRIAIGVSISLSSIATCVYIAEIAPQHRRGLLVSLNELMIVIGILCAYISNYAFASVSHGWKYMFGLVIPLGALQAIAMYFLPPSPRFLVMKNNDEAARKVLERLRETSDATKELTVIKSSLKDENQYGFLDLFRSKSNMRARMLVGLTLVFFVQTTGQPNILFYASTVLKSVGFQSNEAASLASTGVGVVKVVSTVPATVFVDQVGSKTFLCIGSSVMAVSLVTMGLVNRNIHVNFTNVCRSQPPEDLFLQRPGNLTGVTNGSLKDLFARMTSPERFSFDAQRGPGVARTGELNRTTLVGGKSTRGSHMESEEVPVVLKWLSLASLLVYVAAFSIGLGPKQQIST from the exons ATGGTACCTGGGCAGAGTACAGAGGACCTCggccagcagagccaggagatgAGAACAGGGGAAGATGAGGAGAGCAGCCGGGGCAGCCGCCACAGAAGCCACCGCCACCTCCGCAAGCTCCCGGCTGCAGCAG GCTGTGGAACATTTACATTTCTGACTTCTGCCATTGCTGCTGTAAGTGGACTTCTGATGGGTTATGAGTTGGGCCTTATCTCTGGAGCTCTCCTTCAGATGGGCAGCATATTGGCACTCTCTTGCAGAGAGCAGGAAATTGTTGTAAGTTCCTTACTTTTTGGGGCCTTATTTGCAGCCCTTACTGGTGGCTTCCTGATAGACCGATTTGGAAGGAGACTTTCTATTATTGTTGCATCTTCTTTACTCGTGTTGGGGAGTTTGATTTTACTGCCCTATGAATCATATGGGATACTTATTGTGGGACGGATTGCCATAGGTGTTTCCATATCACTATCATCAATTGCAACGTGTGTATATATTGCTGAGATCGCCCCACAGCACAGAAGAGGACTCCTTGTATCATTAAATGAACTCATGATTGTGATAGGTATTCTCTGTGCCTATATTTCAAATTATGCCTTTGCCAGTGTATCTCATGGCTGGAAGTACATGTTTGGCCTTGTGATTCCCTTAGGTGCTTTGCAGGCTATTGCCATGTATTTCCTTCCTCCAAGTCCTCGGTTTcttgtaatgaaaaataatgatgaaGCTGCAAGAAAAGTACTGGAAAGGCTACGAGAAACATCAGATGCTACTAAAGAACTTACTGTGATCAAGTCTTCCCTGAAAGATGAAAATCAGTATGGTTTCTTGGACTTGTTTCGTTCAAAAAGCAACATGAGGGCCCGAATGTTGGTAGGACTCACTCTAGTATTTTTTGTCCAAACAACTGGTCAAcccaacattttattttacgCATCAACTGTGTTGAAGTCAGTTGGATTCCAGAGCAATGAAGCTGCCAGCTTGGCTTCTACTGGAGTTGGAGTGGTTAAAGTGGTCAGCACAGTCCCAGCCACAGTTTTTGTGGACCAAGTTGGAAGTAAAACTTTTCTGTGCATTGGCTCTTCTGTTATGGCAGTGTCGTTGGTGACTATGGGGTTGGTGAACCGTAACATACATGTGAATTTCACAAATGTCTGTAGAAGCCAACCTCCAGAGGATTTATTTCTCCAGAGACCAGGGAACCTCACTGGTGTCACCAATGGGAGTCTCAAGGACCTCTTTGCTAGAATGACTTCACCAGAAAGATTCTCATTTGATGCACAGAGAGGCCCAGGTGTTGCCAGAACAGGAGAGCTGAACAGAACTACCCTGGTGGGAGGCAAAAGCACAAGAGGCTCTCACATGGAAAGTGAGGAGGTTCCTGTTGTTCTGAAGTGGCTGTCACTGGCCAGCCTGCTCGTTTATGTTGCTGCATTTTCCATAGGTCTTGGACCAA AACAGCAGATTTCCACATAA
- the SLC2A12 gene encoding solute carrier family 2, facilitated glucose transporter member 12 isoform X1, whose amino-acid sequence MVPGQSTEDLGQQSQEMRTGEDEESSRGSRHRSHRHLRKLPAAAGCGTFTFLTSAIAAVSGLLMGYELGLISGALLQMGSILALSCREQEIVVSSLLFGALFAALTGGFLIDRFGRRLSIIVASSLLVLGSLILLPYESYGILIVGRIAIGVSISLSSIATCVYIAEIAPQHRRGLLVSLNELMIVIGILCAYISNYAFASVSHGWKYMFGLVIPLGALQAIAMYFLPPSPRFLVMKNNDEAARKVLERLRETSDATKELTVIKSSLKDENQYGFLDLFRSKSNMRARMLVGLTLVFFVQTTGQPNILFYASTVLKSVGFQSNEAASLASTGVGVVKVVSTVPATVFVDQVGSKTFLCIGSSVMAVSLVTMGLVNRNIHVNFTNVCRSQPPEDLFLQRPGNLTGVTNGSLKDLFARMTSPERFSFDAQRGPGVARTGELNRTTLVGGKSTRGSHMESEEVPVVLKWLSLASLLVYVAAFSIGLGPMSWLVLSEIFPVGIRGRAMALTSSMNWGINLLISLTFLTVTELIGLSWVCFIYTIMSLASLAFVIVFIPETKGCSLEQISMELAKEKYVKTPLCWVSQRREKLVPVELAKREKEQLY is encoded by the exons ATGGTACCTGGGCAGAGTACAGAGGACCTCggccagcagagccaggagatgAGAACAGGGGAAGATGAGGAGAGCAGCCGGGGCAGCCGCCACAGAAGCCACCGCCACCTCCGCAAGCTCCCGGCTGCAGCAG GCTGTGGAACATTTACATTTCTGACTTCTGCCATTGCTGCTGTAAGTGGACTTCTGATGGGTTATGAGTTGGGCCTTATCTCTGGAGCTCTCCTTCAGATGGGCAGCATATTGGCACTCTCTTGCAGAGAGCAGGAAATTGTTGTAAGTTCCTTACTTTTTGGGGCCTTATTTGCAGCCCTTACTGGTGGCTTCCTGATAGACCGATTTGGAAGGAGACTTTCTATTATTGTTGCATCTTCTTTACTCGTGTTGGGGAGTTTGATTTTACTGCCCTATGAATCATATGGGATACTTATTGTGGGACGGATTGCCATAGGTGTTTCCATATCACTATCATCAATTGCAACGTGTGTATATATTGCTGAGATCGCCCCACAGCACAGAAGAGGACTCCTTGTATCATTAAATGAACTCATGATTGTGATAGGTATTCTCTGTGCCTATATTTCAAATTATGCCTTTGCCAGTGTATCTCATGGCTGGAAGTACATGTTTGGCCTTGTGATTCCCTTAGGTGCTTTGCAGGCTATTGCCATGTATTTCCTTCCTCCAAGTCCTCGGTTTcttgtaatgaaaaataatgatgaaGCTGCAAGAAAAGTACTGGAAAGGCTACGAGAAACATCAGATGCTACTAAAGAACTTACTGTGATCAAGTCTTCCCTGAAAGATGAAAATCAGTATGGTTTCTTGGACTTGTTTCGTTCAAAAAGCAACATGAGGGCCCGAATGTTGGTAGGACTCACTCTAGTATTTTTTGTCCAAACAACTGGTCAAcccaacattttattttacgCATCAACTGTGTTGAAGTCAGTTGGATTCCAGAGCAATGAAGCTGCCAGCTTGGCTTCTACTGGAGTTGGAGTGGTTAAAGTGGTCAGCACAGTCCCAGCCACAGTTTTTGTGGACCAAGTTGGAAGTAAAACTTTTCTGTGCATTGGCTCTTCTGTTATGGCAGTGTCGTTGGTGACTATGGGGTTGGTGAACCGTAACATACATGTGAATTTCACAAATGTCTGTAGAAGCCAACCTCCAGAGGATTTATTTCTCCAGAGACCAGGGAACCTCACTGGTGTCACCAATGGGAGTCTCAAGGACCTCTTTGCTAGAATGACTTCACCAGAAAGATTCTCATTTGATGCACAGAGAGGCCCAGGTGTTGCCAGAACAGGAGAGCTGAACAGAACTACCCTGGTGGGAGGCAAAAGCACAAGAGGCTCTCACATGGAAAGTGAGGAGGTTCCTGTTGTTCTGAAGTGGCTGTCACTGGCCAGCCTGCTCGTTTATGTTGCTGCATTTTCCATAGGTCTTGGACCAA tgtcCTGGCTGGTCCTGAGCGAAATTTTTCCTGTTGGAATCAGAGGACGAGCCATGGCTTTGACATCTAGCATGAACTGGGGTATCAATCTCCTCATATCCCTGACATTTTTGACTGTAACTG agCTCATTGGCTTGTCCTGGGTGTGCTTCATTTACACAATAATGAGCCTGGCATCCCTCGCTTTTGTTATTGTGTTTATACCAGAGACTAAAGGATGCTCTTTAGAGCAAATATCCATGGAACTAGCTAAAGA GAAATACGTGAAGACGCCCTTGTGCTGGGTGAGCCAGCGCAGAGAGAAACTGGTGCCGGTAGAGCTTGccaagagagagaaagagcagctCTACTAG
- the SLC2A12 gene encoding solute carrier family 2, facilitated glucose transporter member 12 isoform X2 — protein MVPGQSTEDLGQQSQEMRTGEDEESSRGSRHRSHRHLRKLPAAAGCGTFTFLTSAIAAVSGLLMGYELGLISGALLQMGSILALSCREQEIVVSSLLFGALFAALTGGFLIDRFGRRLSIIVASSLLVLGSLILLPYESYGILIVGRIAIGVSISLSSIATCVYIAEIAPQHRRGLLVSLNELMIVIGILCAYISNYAFASVSHGWKYMFGLVIPLGALQAIAMYFLPPSPRFLVMKNNDEAARKVLERLRETSDATKELTVIKSSLKDENQYGFLDLFRSKSNMRARMLVGLTLVFFVQTTGQPNILFYASTVLKSVGFQSNEAASLASTGVGVVKVVSTVPATVFVDQVGSKTFLCIGSSVMAVSLVTMGLVNRNIHVNFTNVCRSQPPEDLFLQRPGNLTGVTNGSLKDLFARMTSPERFSFDAQRGPGVARTGELNRTTLVGGKSTRGSHMESEEVPVVLKWLSLASLLVYVAAFSIGLGPKTPPQRSSL, from the exons ATGGTACCTGGGCAGAGTACAGAGGACCTCggccagcagagccaggagatgAGAACAGGGGAAGATGAGGAGAGCAGCCGGGGCAGCCGCCACAGAAGCCACCGCCACCTCCGCAAGCTCCCGGCTGCAGCAG GCTGTGGAACATTTACATTTCTGACTTCTGCCATTGCTGCTGTAAGTGGACTTCTGATGGGTTATGAGTTGGGCCTTATCTCTGGAGCTCTCCTTCAGATGGGCAGCATATTGGCACTCTCTTGCAGAGAGCAGGAAATTGTTGTAAGTTCCTTACTTTTTGGGGCCTTATTTGCAGCCCTTACTGGTGGCTTCCTGATAGACCGATTTGGAAGGAGACTTTCTATTATTGTTGCATCTTCTTTACTCGTGTTGGGGAGTTTGATTTTACTGCCCTATGAATCATATGGGATACTTATTGTGGGACGGATTGCCATAGGTGTTTCCATATCACTATCATCAATTGCAACGTGTGTATATATTGCTGAGATCGCCCCACAGCACAGAAGAGGACTCCTTGTATCATTAAATGAACTCATGATTGTGATAGGTATTCTCTGTGCCTATATTTCAAATTATGCCTTTGCCAGTGTATCTCATGGCTGGAAGTACATGTTTGGCCTTGTGATTCCCTTAGGTGCTTTGCAGGCTATTGCCATGTATTTCCTTCCTCCAAGTCCTCGGTTTcttgtaatgaaaaataatgatgaaGCTGCAAGAAAAGTACTGGAAAGGCTACGAGAAACATCAGATGCTACTAAAGAACTTACTGTGATCAAGTCTTCCCTGAAAGATGAAAATCAGTATGGTTTCTTGGACTTGTTTCGTTCAAAAAGCAACATGAGGGCCCGAATGTTGGTAGGACTCACTCTAGTATTTTTTGTCCAAACAACTGGTCAAcccaacattttattttacgCATCAACTGTGTTGAAGTCAGTTGGATTCCAGAGCAATGAAGCTGCCAGCTTGGCTTCTACTGGAGTTGGAGTGGTTAAAGTGGTCAGCACAGTCCCAGCCACAGTTTTTGTGGACCAAGTTGGAAGTAAAACTTTTCTGTGCATTGGCTCTTCTGTTATGGCAGTGTCGTTGGTGACTATGGGGTTGGTGAACCGTAACATACATGTGAATTTCACAAATGTCTGTAGAAGCCAACCTCCAGAGGATTTATTTCTCCAGAGACCAGGGAACCTCACTGGTGTCACCAATGGGAGTCTCAAGGACCTCTTTGCTAGAATGACTTCACCAGAAAGATTCTCATTTGATGCACAGAGAGGCCCAGGTGTTGCCAGAACAGGAGAGCTGAACAGAACTACCCTGGTGGGAGGCAAAAGCACAAGAGGCTCTCACATGGAAAGTGAGGAGGTTCCTGTTGTTCTGAAGTGGCTGTCACTGGCCAGCCTGCTCGTTTATGTTGCTGCATTTTCCATAGGTCTTGGACCAA AAACACCACCACAGAGGAGCAGCTTATAA
- the TBPL1 gene encoding TATA box-binding protein-like 1: MDADSDVALDILITNVVCVFKTRCHLNLRKIALEGANVIYKRDVGKVLMKLRKPRITATIWSSGKVICTGATSEEEAKFGARRLARSLQKLGFQVIFTDFKVVNVLAVCNMPFEIRLPEFTKNNRPHASYEPELHPAVCYRIKTLRATLQIFSTGSITVTGPNVKAVASAVEQIYPFVFESRK, encoded by the exons ATGGATGCGGACAGTGATGTTGCACTGGACATTTTAATCACAAATGTagtgtgtgtttttaaaacaagatgtCATTTAAACTTGAGGAAGATTGCATTAGAGGGAGCAAATGTGATATACAAGCGTGATGTTGGG aaagtatTAATGAAGCTTAGAAAACCTAGGATTACGGCCACAATTTGGTCCTCAGGAAAAGTTATTTGCACAGGAGCTACAAG TGAAGAAGAAGCTAAATTTGGTGCCAGACGATTAGCTCGTAGTCTACAGAAACTAGGTTTTCAG gtaattttcacagattttaaagTTGTGAATGTTTTAGCAGTGTGCAACATGCCCTTTGAGATCAGATTGCCAGAATTCACGAAGAATAACAGACCTCATGCGAG ttATGAACCAGAACTTCATCCTGCCGTGTGTTACAGAATAAAAACTCTCAGAGCTACCTTACAGATTTTTTCCACAGGCAGTATCACAGTTACAG GGCCAAACGTAAAAGCTGTTGCCAGTGCCGTGGAACAGATTTACCCATTCGtgtttgaaagcagaaaataa